In a single window of the Gemmatimonadota bacterium genome:
- a CDS encoding DUF1330 domain-containing protein, producing MYYIGSYDIIDAVAFQRYPPAVMALLPRYGGEVLASDLAAHALEGSARTMHAIIRFPSREAALGLYNDPEYQAARNLRP from the coding sequence GTGTACTACATCGGCAGCTACGACATCATCGACGCGGTGGCGTTCCAGCGTTATCCACCGGCGGTGATGGCGTTGCTGCCGCGGTATGGTGGCGAGGTGCTGGCCTCGGACCTGGCTGCGCATGCGCTGGAGGGATCGGCGCGAACGATGCACGCGATCATCCGCTTTCCTTCCCGCGAAGCCGCGCTGGGGCTATACAACGATCCGGAGTATCAGGCGGCGAGGAATCTCCGGCCGTGA
- a CDS encoding phosphatase PAP2 family protein: MDSLRRPPRQVYWLAGLFLALSALVVSGVELPWDDAILQVIGGWRTPARTDWMLFFTFLGNGLIEVPMAFGVAWLLWRLGRPAHAKRYLLAGVTGELFYLAVKGLFHRPRPSVIERLGDAGWYSYPSGHTMMGPVLWSFGFLLLASAITNRLAKRLLTTVAIAVPLLLGMSRLYLGVHYPSDVLGALLLGSAWVVWWWPRSDSDRSITSTSSAPAIR; this comes from the coding sequence ATGGATTCGCTCCGACGGCCCCCGCGCCAGGTCTACTGGCTTGCCGGACTCTTTCTCGCCCTGTCGGCGCTGGTGGTGAGCGGGGTCGAACTTCCCTGGGACGATGCGATCCTGCAGGTCATCGGCGGCTGGCGCACGCCGGCCCGCACCGACTGGATGCTCTTCTTCACCTTTCTCGGCAACGGCCTCATCGAAGTGCCGATGGCATTTGGTGTCGCGTGGCTCCTGTGGCGACTCGGGCGCCCGGCGCACGCGAAACGCTATCTGCTCGCCGGTGTGACCGGCGAACTCTTCTATCTGGCCGTGAAAGGGCTCTTCCACCGGCCGCGCCCCTCGGTCATCGAGCGACTCGGCGATGCGGGCTGGTATTCCTACCCGTCGGGGCACACAATGATGGGGCCGGTGCTCTGGAGTTTCGGGTTTCTCCTGCTCGCGAGTGCCATCACGAATCGTCTCGCGAAGCGCCTGCTCACGACCGTGGCGATCGCGGTGCCGTTGCTGCTCGGCATGTCACGCCTTTACCTCGGCGTGCACTACCCCAGTGACGTGCTCGGTGCCCTCTTGCTCGGTAGCGCCTGGGTCGTCTGGTGGTGGCCGCGCTCCGACTCCGATCGAAGCATCACCTCCACCTCCTCCGCCCCCGCCATCAGGTAA